A single region of the Actinoplanes sp. SE50/110 genome encodes:
- a CDS encoding DUF1269 domain-containing protein, protein MATLVAIGYPDETTATAASLEANRLAKDLIIQPDAIATIIRDREGKFHVSTNHHAVGGGATWGMFWGLLFGMLFFIPVLGMAVGAGLGALTGKLAKGAINKEFQERIRDELQPGTSALFLVVESVTPDKAVEALSHYGGTVLKSSLPKETEEELQEALHGGAQR, encoded by the coding sequence ATGGCAACACTGGTCGCCATCGGGTACCCCGACGAGACCACGGCGACGGCGGCGTCGCTGGAGGCGAACCGGCTGGCCAAGGACCTGATCATCCAGCCGGACGCGATCGCCACGATCATCCGGGACCGGGAGGGCAAGTTCCACGTCTCGACCAACCATCACGCGGTGGGCGGCGGCGCTACCTGGGGCATGTTCTGGGGTCTGCTGTTCGGGATGCTGTTCTTCATCCCGGTTCTGGGCATGGCGGTCGGCGCCGGTCTGGGCGCCCTCACCGGCAAGCTCGCCAAGGGCGCGATCAACAAGGAGTTCCAGGAGCGGATCCGCGACGAGCTGCAGCCGGGCACGTCCGCGCTGTTCCTGGTGGTCGAGTCGGTCACCCCGGACAAGGCGGTGGAGGCGCTGAGCCACTACGGCGGCACGGTGCTCAAGTCGTCGCTGCCGAAGGAGACCGAGGAGGAGCTCCAGGAGGCGCTGCACGGGGGCGCCCAGCGGTAG
- a CDS encoding DUF6325 family protein, giving the protein MALGPLELMIMSFPADRLNDGVLTTLDRLTRAGEMRIVDVLVVRADAAGVACTVELCELPGLSGDLAWARLATGLITATDVEEVARLADHETDVLAVLLEHRWVNDLAGRVAASRGTIVALNHIPGAPGHGRVLTSTR; this is encoded by the coding sequence ATGGCATTGGGCCCGCTCGAACTCATGATCATGTCCTTTCCGGCGGATCGGCTCAACGACGGCGTGCTGACGACCCTGGACCGGCTCACCCGGGCCGGCGAGATGCGGATCGTCGACGTGCTGGTGGTGCGCGCCGACGCCGCGGGCGTGGCGTGCACCGTCGAGCTCTGCGAGCTGCCCGGGCTTTCCGGGGATCTCGCCTGGGCCCGGCTGGCGACCGGGCTGATCACCGCGACCGACGTCGAGGAGGTGGCGCGTCTCGCCGACCACGAGACCGACGTGCTCGCCGTGCTCCTGGAGCACCGGTGGGTGAACGACCTGGCCGGCCGGGTCGCCGCGTCCCGCGGCACCATCGTGGCGCTCAACCACATCCCCGGTGCGCCCGGCCACGGACGAGTGCTGACCAGCACGAGGTGA
- a CDS encoding DUF6325 family protein, which translates to MSGLDEMGPVDYLCIEFPKGGLRGRALPMLLDLVDRRVIRVLDLLFVRKSPDGTVVALDGRELQLNGLGAFHGAASGMLGGDDLREAGQILQPGAAAALLVYENLWAAPLARELRESGAQLVAGGRIPIQELLAALDATEAAAAPAGGR; encoded by the coding sequence ATGAGCGGGCTGGACGAGATGGGACCGGTCGACTACCTCTGCATCGAGTTCCCGAAGGGCGGCCTGCGCGGCCGTGCGCTGCCGATGCTGCTCGACCTGGTCGACCGGCGGGTGATCCGGGTGCTGGACCTGCTGTTCGTGCGCAAGTCGCCGGACGGCACGGTGGTCGCCCTGGACGGACGGGAGCTGCAGCTCAACGGGCTGGGGGCGTTCCACGGCGCGGCGTCGGGCATGCTCGGCGGCGACGATCTGCGCGAAGCCGGGCAGATTCTGCAACCGGGTGCCGCGGCGGCCCTGCTGGTCTACGAGAACCTGTGGGCCGCGCCGCTGGCCCGGGAGCTGCGCGAGTCGGGTGCGCAGCTGGTCGCCGGCGGGCGGATCCCGATCCAGGAGCTGCTGGCCGCGCTGGACGCGACCGAGGCGGCTGCCGCCCCGGCCGGCGGGCGGTGA
- a CDS encoding AI-2E family transporter, giving the protein MRSAPDTRPAGPRLRPPAPVAVLPRGVLVLLGFACLVVVVAGLRWVAGLIGPVFLGLMLVVTVAPLTGRLRRRGLPVWLAAVLTVLVTYLILAGLGTALAVSVARLIDLMPQYQAQFAALRDDLVSGLGALGVSAEQMHSAVAGATPDTVVRVIGSLFGGVAGLLSNTLFLVAVLLFMCLDAVDFPARLSTVVADRPQVVVALRSFARGTRRYLVVCTVFGLIVAVCDTLLLWWLGVPLPLLWGLLSFITNYIPNIGFVVGVIPPALLGLLQGGPHLMLTVIALYCLINFVIQSVIQPKVVGDAVGLSATVSFLALIFWAWVLGGLGALLAIPLTLLAKGLLVDIDPSTRWMNVLLTSSSTKDEAPGPDAP; this is encoded by the coding sequence GTGAGATCCGCGCCTGACACGCGCCCGGCCGGCCCGCGGCTGCGGCCGCCGGCGCCGGTCGCGGTGCTGCCCCGCGGTGTCCTCGTCCTGCTCGGCTTCGCCTGCCTGGTCGTCGTGGTGGCCGGGCTGCGCTGGGTGGCCGGTCTGATCGGACCGGTCTTCCTCGGCCTGATGCTGGTGGTGACCGTCGCCCCGCTCACCGGCCGGCTGCGTCGGCGCGGCCTGCCGGTGTGGCTGGCCGCGGTCCTCACCGTCCTGGTCACCTACCTGATCCTGGCCGGCCTCGGCACCGCCCTGGCGGTGTCGGTGGCCCGGCTGATCGACCTGATGCCGCAGTACCAGGCACAGTTCGCCGCCCTGCGCGACGACCTGGTCAGCGGACTGGGCGCGCTGGGCGTCTCCGCCGAGCAGATGCACTCCGCGGTCGCCGGGGCCACCCCGGACACGGTCGTACGGGTGATCGGGTCGCTGTTCGGCGGCGTCGCCGGGCTGCTCTCCAACACCCTGTTCCTGGTCGCCGTGCTGCTGTTCATGTGCCTGGACGCGGTCGACTTCCCGGCCCGGCTGTCCACCGTGGTGGCCGACCGGCCACAGGTCGTCGTGGCGCTCCGCTCGTTCGCCCGGGGCACCCGCCGATACCTGGTGGTGTGCACGGTCTTCGGGCTGATCGTGGCGGTCTGCGACACCCTGCTGCTGTGGTGGCTCGGGGTGCCGCTGCCGCTGCTGTGGGGGCTGCTGTCGTTCATCACCAACTACATCCCGAACATCGGCTTCGTGGTCGGCGTGATCCCGCCGGCGCTGCTCGGCCTGCTGCAGGGCGGCCCGCACCTGATGCTCACCGTGATCGCCCTGTACTGCCTGATCAACTTCGTGATCCAGTCGGTGATCCAGCCGAAGGTGGTCGGCGACGCCGTCGGGCTGTCCGCGACGGTGTCCTTCCTGGCGCTGATCTTCTGGGCCTGGGTGCTGGGCGGCCTCGGGGCGCTGCTGGCGATCCCGCTCACCCTGCTGGCCAAGGGCCTGCTGGTGGACATCGACCCGAGCACCCGGTGGATGAACGTCCTGCTCACCTCCTCCTCCACCAAGGATGAGGCGCCCGGTCCGGACGCGCCGTGA
- a CDS encoding RDD family protein, whose amino-acid sequence MTGYAGLVSRTLAYLIDTVAVAALTGAGVIALGVVASVVGSEARDLARFVLSSYLVFLPTLLALYCALFWGLAGRTPGMALLGVRVVRADGAPVRWPAALVRALLLAYFPIGALWLIVDRRHQGLPDKIAMTAVVREG is encoded by the coding sequence ATGACCGGGTACGCCGGGCTGGTCAGCCGGACCTTGGCGTACCTGATCGACACCGTCGCCGTCGCGGCGCTGACCGGGGCCGGGGTGATCGCCCTCGGGGTGGTCGCCTCGGTGGTCGGCTCCGAGGCGCGCGACCTCGCGCGTTTCGTCCTGTCGTCCTATCTGGTGTTCCTGCCCACCCTGCTGGCCCTCTACTGCGCCCTGTTCTGGGGTCTGGCCGGGCGGACCCCCGGGATGGCCCTGCTCGGCGTCCGGGTGGTCCGGGCCGACGGCGCCCCGGTGCGCTGGCCGGCCGCCCTGGTCCGCGCGCTGCTGCTGGCGTACTTCCCGATCGGCGCGCTGTGGCTGATCGTGGACCGCCGGCACCAGGGCCTGCCCGACAAGATCGCCATGACCGCCGTCGTCCGGGAGGGATGA
- a CDS encoding SHOCT domain-containing protein, which yields MPGLLRGIARTAVIAGTATAVSNRVSRRQQGRWARHDAEDQYLAEQEQEPVDQEDPMTAKLDQLRRLADLKAEGLLTDAEVEVQKSRILHS from the coding sequence ATGCCCGGACTGCTCAGGGGAATCGCCCGCACCGCGGTGATCGCCGGCACGGCGACCGCCGTCTCCAACCGGGTGTCGCGCCGCCAGCAGGGTCGCTGGGCGCGGCACGACGCCGAGGACCAGTATCTGGCCGAGCAGGAGCAGGAGCCGGTCGACCAGGAGGATCCGATGACGGCGAAGCTGGACCAGCTGCGCCGGCTGGCCGACCTGAAAGCCGAGGGCCTGCTCACCGACGCCGAGGTCGAGGTGCAGAAGTCCCGCATTCTCCATTCCTGA
- a CDS encoding helix-turn-helix domain-containing protein: MSRTERPLDPSSGPAAAFALQLRELRVAAGSPKYLQMARRTGRSGTALAEAAGGDHIPQWETVEAYVRACGGDPAEWADRWEQARDAASRKAHGAPPASVAPDPAVGPEDAARDGWSHRRDGVLTGRPMLLAVAAVALVLLGMITPRPGALFGRHPDTAGVGQIHVARPAAVTLVAFSRFGRFASGNFAVTGAGGAVEIWDTGPVARRHTLVTGDEQITEVQFDPLNRDILATAGTNGLLRLWNTTTGKSVLSIAGQAAGHSMTFAFDPRRRGIVATIGAGGTIRILQTETGRIVRELHTGLTDVTALTFDCQNEGHLAAGGDGALEVWNSGDGTRVSVGEKIPGRVTSIRFDPLTRNTLAITTAGAPPGIWDASNGRVVRFLRSDARPTVTAFNPLIRNSIATDDGHGDVQIFDASTGLPVHTLHGRYGPITSLEYAPDGATLAVGARDGVVGLNAVDDW, from the coding sequence ATGTCGCGTACGGAACGCCCTCTTGATCCGTCGTCCGGGCCGGCCGCCGCCTTCGCCCTGCAGCTGCGAGAGTTGCGAGTCGCCGCCGGATCCCCGAAGTACCTGCAGATGGCGCGCCGGACCGGCCGATCCGGGACTGCCCTGGCGGAGGCTGCCGGGGGCGACCACATACCGCAGTGGGAAACGGTCGAGGCATATGTGCGAGCGTGCGGCGGCGATCCGGCCGAGTGGGCCGACCGCTGGGAGCAGGCGCGTGACGCGGCATCCCGGAAGGCCCATGGCGCACCGCCGGCGTCCGTGGCGCCCGACCCGGCCGTCGGACCGGAAGACGCCGCCCGGGACGGCTGGTCACATCGCCGGGACGGGGTGCTTACCGGGCGGCCCATGCTGCTGGCGGTGGCGGCAGTGGCGCTGGTGCTGCTCGGCATGATCACGCCACGGCCCGGCGCGCTTTTCGGGCGACACCCGGACACCGCCGGCGTGGGGCAGATCCATGTCGCCCGACCGGCCGCGGTGACGCTTGTCGCCTTCAGCCGGTTCGGCAGGTTCGCCTCCGGGAACTTCGCTGTCACCGGTGCCGGCGGTGCGGTGGAGATCTGGGACACCGGCCCCGTCGCGCGGCGCCACACCCTCGTCACCGGCGATGAGCAGATCACCGAGGTGCAGTTCGATCCGCTGAACCGCGACATCCTCGCGACCGCCGGCACCAACGGCCTGCTCCGTCTCTGGAACACGACAACCGGCAAGTCCGTCCTCAGCATCGCGGGCCAGGCGGCCGGGCACAGCATGACCTTCGCATTCGATCCGCGCCGCCGAGGAATCGTCGCCACCATCGGCGCCGGCGGAACGATCCGGATCCTGCAGACGGAGACCGGCCGGATCGTCCGCGAACTGCACACCGGGCTGACCGATGTCACCGCCCTGACGTTCGACTGCCAGAACGAGGGACACCTGGCCGCCGGCGGCGACGGCGCCCTGGAAGTCTGGAACAGCGGCGACGGCACCCGCGTCAGCGTGGGCGAGAAGATACCGGGACGGGTCACCTCGATCCGTTTCGACCCGCTGACCCGGAACACTCTCGCGATCACCACTGCCGGTGCGCCACCGGGCATCTGGGATGCCAGCAACGGCCGAGTGGTGCGCTTCCTGCGCAGCGACGCCCGCCCCACGGTGACCGCGTTCAACCCGCTGATCAGGAACAGCATCGCGACGGACGACGGGCACGGCGACGTACAGATCTTCGACGCCAGCACCGGCCTGCCGGTCCACACCCTGCACGGTCGATACGGCCCGATCACCTCGCTCGAGTACGCACCCGACGGCGCCACCCTGGCCGTCGGCGCACGGGACGGCGTCGTCGGGCTGAACGCCGTGGACGACTGGTGA
- a CDS encoding YbdK family carboxylate-amine ligase: MRPVLTIGVEEEFLLLTADGAVSPTAAAAVRHARLPEQIKPEYMAYQLETSTRVCETLDELRRDLTRLRLIAADAAERDGALLVATGSAPLDGGPRQALTDDARYRDLARRFPDATAAGGTCGCHVHVGVPDRELATAVLTRLRPWLGALLSLAVNSPYSGAADTGWASSRYPAQLRWPTCRPPGVWPSADRYDAAVRDHVDAGMATDAASVYFWARLSPRYPTIEVRIGDTGLDVADSVLLAGVVRALVAALLDDVRRGEKIVPVASARVEADLELAARGRLGHGRRLLEKITPYLAGDVGEVYAGFERLRREGTGADRQRRLWARHSGGAGFVRWLAHATTPLAVAY, encoded by the coding sequence ATGAGGCCCGTGCTCACCATCGGTGTCGAAGAGGAGTTCCTGCTGCTCACCGCGGACGGTGCGGTGTCGCCGACGGCCGCCGCGGCGGTCCGCCACGCGCGGCTGCCCGAGCAGATCAAACCTGAATACATGGCCTACCAGCTGGAGACCAGCACCCGGGTCTGCGAGACCCTGGACGAGCTGCGCCGCGACCTGACCCGGCTGCGGCTGATCGCCGCCGACGCCGCCGAACGCGACGGCGCGCTGCTGGTCGCGACCGGCTCGGCGCCGCTGGACGGCGGCCCCCGGCAGGCGCTCACCGACGATGCACGCTACCGGGACCTGGCCCGCCGGTTCCCGGACGCGACCGCGGCGGGCGGCACCTGCGGCTGCCACGTGCACGTCGGGGTGCCCGACCGGGAGCTGGCCACCGCGGTGCTCACCCGGCTGCGGCCCTGGCTGGGCGCGCTGCTGTCGCTCGCGGTCAACTCGCCGTACTCGGGCGCCGCCGACACCGGCTGGGCCAGCTCCCGCTACCCGGCCCAGCTGCGCTGGCCGACCTGCCGGCCGCCCGGGGTGTGGCCCAGCGCCGACCGGTACGACGCCGCGGTGCGCGACCACGTCGACGCCGGCATGGCGACCGACGCGGCGAGCGTGTACTTCTGGGCCCGGCTTTCGCCCCGCTACCCGACCATCGAGGTGCGCATCGGTGACACCGGGCTGGACGTGGCCGACTCGGTGCTGCTCGCCGGGGTGGTCCGGGCGCTGGTCGCGGCGCTGCTCGACGACGTGCGGCGGGGCGAGAAGATCGTGCCGGTGGCGTCGGCCCGGGTGGAGGCGGACCTGGAGCTGGCCGCCCGGGGACGGCTCGGGCACGGGCGGCGGCTGCTCGAGAAGATCACGCCCTACCTGGCCGGCGATGTGGGGGAGGTGTACGCCGGGTTCGAGCGGCTGCGCCGGGAGGGCACCGGGGCGGACCGGCAGCGGCGGCTGTGGGCCCGGCACTCCGGTGGCGCCGGGTTCGTCCGGTGGCTCGCGCACGCGACCACGCCGCTGGCCGTGGCGTACTGA
- a CDS encoding HAD-IC family P-type ATPase has product MTATYHVLTVPEALEAENVDQQRGLSGAEADARRQKFGPNRFAEAKREPWWRSFARQYADPMQLVLLFAGLGSLYPLKQWGTGVLLLALTLLNAALGLHQEGKAAAAIDALQKMMIVKARVRRDGTLIEVPAEDLVPGDVVQLEAGDVVPADGRLLRAATLEIDESALTGESLPVAKNVEPLAEADVALGDRSDMAYMNTNVTRGAGELLVTATGMGTEVGRISKMLATDKGADTPLTRQLAKLTNQILIISGIALLASVLINLARGNEFTVVFTAAVAFAVSAIPTGLPAVVTTILSQGTQLLAKANAIVKRLRSTETLGSTSAINSDKTGTLTLNQMTAIEMVIPGRRYVVSGSGYSTQGSIKRVAGEPDTPLEEFLLPMILASDAVVTDGSMIGDPTEGALVVLAEKGGLDAQATRERYPRIAELPFDAAYKLMATFHEMSGKIRCYVKGAPDQLLARSNVTPDQRERYTAENDRLARQGLRVMATAYRDFDRLGDDLLESLQDLTPLALVGIVDPPRPQARDAIEQAHAAGIEVRMITGDHAVTAAAIAGRLGIRGRAITGAEFAAMSDEEADREIGGIGVIARVTPEHKVRLVEVLRRRGHIVAMTGDGVNDAPALKKADIGIAMGITGTEVSKEAAAMILTDDDFATIVKAVALGRALYANLKKYIFFQMGTLVGMIITFLVASIGNIAAGVPFVPLQTLWLNFTTQIFQSVGLGYGKAEADIMSHPPRRSDEPLLSRAALGWLGILGLIMGAVTLVVIGWADHGHDVDYARTMGLTAFSIANLAFSLTVRSDIRSVFSLETFGDKRFVVTTGLSAAAIVLATEFGLFQKILHTSSLGVRHWLICLLAGVVVVIPTEIRKAVLRRRNGSA; this is encoded by the coding sequence ATGACCGCGACCTATCACGTGCTGACCGTGCCGGAGGCGCTGGAGGCGGAGAACGTCGACCAGCAGCGGGGCCTCAGTGGTGCGGAGGCCGACGCCCGCCGGCAGAAGTTCGGGCCGAACCGGTTCGCCGAGGCGAAGCGGGAACCCTGGTGGCGGTCCTTCGCCCGGCAGTACGCCGACCCGATGCAGCTGGTCCTGCTCTTCGCCGGCCTGGGCAGCCTCTACCCGCTGAAACAGTGGGGGACCGGCGTGCTGCTGCTGGCGCTGACCCTGCTCAACGCCGCGCTCGGCCTGCACCAGGAGGGCAAGGCCGCGGCGGCGATCGACGCGCTGCAGAAGATGATGATCGTCAAGGCCCGGGTGCGCCGCGACGGGACGCTGATCGAGGTGCCGGCAGAGGACCTGGTACCCGGCGACGTGGTGCAGCTGGAGGCCGGCGACGTGGTGCCGGCCGACGGGCGGCTGCTGCGCGCGGCCACCCTGGAGATCGACGAGTCGGCGCTGACCGGCGAGAGCCTGCCGGTCGCCAAGAACGTGGAACCGCTGGCCGAGGCGGACGTGGCGCTCGGCGACCGGTCCGACATGGCGTACATGAACACCAACGTGACCCGGGGAGCCGGGGAACTGCTGGTCACCGCGACCGGGATGGGCACCGAGGTCGGCCGGATCTCCAAGATGCTGGCCACCGACAAGGGCGCCGACACCCCGCTGACCCGGCAGTTGGCCAAGCTGACCAACCAGATCCTGATCATCTCGGGGATCGCGCTGCTCGCCTCGGTGCTGATCAACCTGGCCCGGGGCAACGAGTTCACCGTGGTGTTCACCGCGGCGGTGGCGTTCGCGGTGTCGGCCATCCCGACCGGTCTGCCGGCCGTGGTCACCACCATCCTGTCGCAGGGCACCCAGCTGCTGGCCAAGGCGAACGCGATCGTGAAACGGCTGCGGTCGACCGAGACGCTGGGTTCCACCTCGGCGATCAACTCGGACAAGACCGGGACGCTGACCCTGAACCAGATGACCGCGATCGAGATGGTCATCCCGGGGCGGCGGTACGTGGTGTCCGGCAGCGGTTACTCCACACAGGGCTCGATCAAACGGGTGGCCGGGGAGCCGGACACGCCACTGGAGGAGTTCCTGCTGCCGATGATCCTGGCCTCCGACGCGGTGGTGACCGACGGGTCGATGATCGGGGATCCGACCGAGGGTGCGCTGGTCGTGCTGGCGGAGAAGGGTGGGCTCGACGCTCAGGCCACCCGGGAGAGGTATCCGCGGATCGCCGAACTGCCGTTCGACGCCGCGTACAAGCTGATGGCCACATTCCACGAGATGTCGGGAAAGATCCGGTGTTATGTGAAAGGCGCGCCGGATCAGCTGCTCGCCCGCAGCAATGTCACGCCCGACCAGCGCGAACGCTACACGGCCGAGAACGATCGCCTGGCCCGGCAGGGGCTGCGGGTGATGGCCACCGCCTACCGGGACTTCGACAGGCTCGGTGACGACCTGCTGGAGAGCCTGCAGGACCTGACCCCGCTCGCCCTGGTCGGCATCGTGGACCCGCCCCGGCCGCAGGCCAGGGACGCGATCGAGCAGGCGCACGCGGCCGGCATCGAGGTCCGCATGATCACCGGCGACCACGCGGTGACCGCCGCCGCCATCGCCGGCAGGCTCGGCATCCGCGGCCGCGCGATCACCGGCGCCGAGTTCGCCGCGATGAGCGACGAGGAGGCCGACCGGGAGATCGGCGGCATCGGGGTGATCGCCCGGGTCACCCCGGAACACAAGGTGCGCCTGGTCGAGGTGCTCCGGCGTAGGGGCCACATCGTCGCGATGACCGGCGACGGCGTCAACGACGCGCCGGCGCTGAAGAAGGCCGACATCGGCATCGCGATGGGGATCACCGGCACCGAGGTGAGCAAGGAAGCCGCCGCGATGATCCTCACCGACGACGACTTCGCCACCATCGTCAAGGCCGTCGCGCTGGGCCGCGCCCTGTACGCCAACCTGAAGAAGTACATCTTCTTCCAGATGGGCACCCTGGTCGGGATGATCATCACGTTCCTGGTGGCGAGCATCGGCAACATCGCCGCCGGCGTGCCGTTCGTGCCACTGCAGACCCTGTGGCTGAACTTCACCACCCAGATCTTCCAGTCGGTCGGCCTCGGCTACGGCAAGGCCGAGGCGGACATCATGAGTCACCCGCCGCGCCGCTCCGACGAGCCGCTGCTCAGCCGCGCCGCACTGGGCTGGCTCGGCATCCTCGGCCTGATCATGGGCGCGGTGACCCTGGTGGTGATCGGCTGGGCGGACCACGGCCACGACGTCGACTATGCCCGCACCATGGGGCTGACCGCGTTCTCCATCGCCAACCTGGCCTTCTCGCTGACCGTGCGCAGCGACATCCGCTCGGTGTTCAGTCTGGAGACCTTCGGCGACAAACGCTTCGTGGTCACCACCGGCCTGTCCGCCGCCGCGATCGTGCTGGCCACCGAGTTCGGCCTGTTCCAGAAGATCCTGCACACCAGCAGCCTGGGCGTCCGGCACTGGCTGATCTGCCTGCTCGCCGGCGTCGTCGTGGTGATCCCCACCGAGATCCGCAAGGCGGTGCTGCGCCGCCGGAACGGGAGCGCGTGA
- a CDS encoding DUF1269 domain-containing protein: protein MTTFTVWKYDDPQGAEHAFRAIRYAADDNLVEVVDHATVSWPAGAAEPDTHHAHDSNRQGVGWGAFWGFVFGSLFFMPVVGSAVGAGIGGLTKASEGTGISQEQMDRLRAEIIPGTSALFLVTEYGDLDRLAERLHGMGSRLISTNLTDAERDELLEAFGDHRTA from the coding sequence ATGACGACGTTCACTGTGTGGAAGTACGACGATCCGCAGGGCGCGGAACACGCGTTCCGCGCCATCCGCTACGCGGCCGACGACAACCTGGTCGAGGTCGTCGACCACGCGACCGTGAGCTGGCCGGCCGGCGCCGCCGAACCCGACACCCACCACGCCCACGACAGCAACCGGCAGGGCGTCGGCTGGGGCGCGTTCTGGGGCTTCGTGTTCGGCAGCCTGTTCTTCATGCCGGTGGTCGGCAGCGCGGTCGGCGCCGGCATCGGCGGCCTCACCAAGGCCTCCGAAGGCACCGGCATCAGTCAGGAGCAGATGGACCGCCTGCGCGCCGAGATCATCCCGGGCACCTCCGCGCTGTTCCTGGTCACCGAGTACGGCGACCTGGACCGCCTGGCGGAACGCCTGCACGGGATGGGCAGCCGCCTGATCTCCACCAACCTCACCGACGCCGAACGCGACGAACTCCTCGAAGCCTTCGGCGACCACCGCACCGCGTGA